In a single window of the Arachis hypogaea cultivar Tifrunner chromosome 6, arahy.Tifrunner.gnm2.J5K5, whole genome shotgun sequence genome:
- the LOC112696022 gene encoding villin-3, with translation MSSATKVLDPAFQGAGQKAGTEIWRIENFQPVPLPKSEYGKFYMGDSYIILQTTQGKGGTYFYDIHFWIGKDTSQDEAGTAAIKTIELDASLGGRAVQHREIQGHESDKFLSYFKPCIIPLEGGVASGFKKPEEEEFETRLYVCKGKRVVRMKQVPFARSSLNHDDVFILDSQNKIYQFNGANSNIQERAKALEVIQYLKEKYHEGKCNVAIVDDGKLDTESDSGEFWVLFGGFAPIGKKVVSDDDIIPETTPAQLFSIADGEVKPVEGEFSKSLLDNSKCYLLDCGAEVFVWVGRVTQVEERKAACLAAEDFLTSQKRPKSTRITRVIQGYEPHSFKSNFDSWPSGSSNTGAEDGRGKVAALLKQQGIGVKGMTKSAPVNEEIPPLLEGGGKLEVWQINRSAKAPLPKEDIGKFYSGDCYIVLYTYHSGERKEDYYLCCWFGKDSIEEDQRMASRLANTMFSSLKGRPVQGRIFEGKEPPQFVALFQPMVVLKGGLSSGYKKLVADKGLQDETYTAESVALIRISRTAIHNNNAVQVDAVAASLNSAECFVLQSGSTMFTWHGNQSSFEQQQLAAKVAEFLKPGVALKHAKEGTESSAFWFALGGKQSYTSKKVNNDIIREPHLFSFSFNRGKFQVEEVYNFSQDDLLTEDILILDTHAEVFVWIGQSVDPKEKQNAFEIGQSYIDKAVSLEGLSPRVPLYKVTEGNEPCFFTTYFPWDHAKATVQGNSFQKKVTLLFGIRHAVEEKSNGPSQGGPRQRAAALAALSNAFNSSSDTTSSMSQDRLNGLNQGGPRQRAEALAALNSAFKSSSGTKSSSPKTTGRSQGSQRAAAVAALSQVLTAEKKKQSPDSSPVATRSPVVETSTSDAKSESTPSETEGPEEVAEVKETEEPAPGTGSNGNSEPKQESVEDSNDTQNSQTVFSYEQLKAKSGSHLSGIDLKRREAYLADNEFGTVFGMTKEAFYKLPRWKQDMLKKKHELF, from the exons ATGTCCAGTGCCACAAAAGTTTTAGATCCAGCATTCCAGGGAGCGGGTCAAAAAGC TGGAACTGAAATATGGAGGATTGAGAATTTTCAGCCAGTTCCATTGCCCAAATCAGAGTATGGAAAATTCTATATGGGAGATTCTTACATCATCTTGCAG ACAACACAAGGCAAAGGAGGCACTTATTTTTATGATATTCACTTTTGGATTGGAAAGGATACAAGTCAA GATGAGGCTGGAACAGCTGCCATTAAAACTATTGAACTTGATGCATCTCTTGGAGGACGTGCTGTGCAGCACAGGGAAATCCAAGGGCATGAATCTGACaaatttttgtcatattttaagCCATGTATAATACCATTAGAAGGGGGTGTTGCATCTGGATTTAAAAAACCTGAAGAGGAGGAGTTCGAAACACGTTTATATGTATGTAAAGGAAAACGTGTTGTCAGAATGAAACAG GTCCCTTTTGCACGGTCTTCACTGAACCATGATGATGTATTCATCCTAGACTCACAGAATAAGATTTATCAATTCAATGGAGCTAATTCAAATATTCAGGAAAGGGCCAAGGCTTTGGAAGTTATCCAGTATCTGAAGGAAAAGTATCATGAAGGGAAGTGTAATGTTGCCATTGTTG ATGATGGAAAGTTGGACACTGAGTCAgactcaggtgaattttgggttcTCTTTGGTGGTTTTGCTCCAATTGGAAAGAAAGTAGTTAGTGATGATGATATCATTCCTGAGACAACTCCTGCCCAACTCTTTAG TATCGCTGATGGTGAGGTCAAGCCTGTAGAAGGTGAATTTTCTAAATCACTGCTGGACAACAGCAAATGCTATTTATTGGACTGTGGTGCTGAGGTATTCGTCTGGGTTGGCCGGGTCACACAAGTTGAAGAGCGAAAAGCAGCTTGTCTTGCAGCTGAG GATTTTCTTACAAGCCAGAAACGACCAAAATCTACAAGGATAACCAGGGTCATTCAAGGTTATGAACCACATTCATTTAAGTCTAACTTTGACTCTTGGCCATCAGGATCCTCTAATACTGGTGCTGAGGATGGAAGAGGAAAAGTTGCAG CTTTGCTGAAGCAACAAGGGATCGGTGTCAAAGGAATGACAAAAAGTGCCCCAGTAAATGAGGAAATTCCGCCTTTGCTTGAAGGAGGTGGAAAGTTGGAG GTTTGGCAAATCAATAGGAGTGCTAAAGCTCCATTACCTAAGGAGGATATTGGTAAATTTTATAGTGGTGATTGTTACATAGTACTGTACACTTATCACTCTGGCGAAAGAAAGGAAGATTATTACTTGTGCTGTTGGTTTGGCAAAGACAGCATTGAG GAGGACCAAAGAATGGCATCTCGTTTGGCCAATACAATGTTCAGCTCATTAAAGGGTAGACCTGTTCAG GGTCGCATTTTTGAAGGTAAAGAGCCACCCCAGTTTGTTGCTCTTTTCCAACCTATGGTGGTTCTCAAG GGAGGTTTGAGCTCAGGTTACAAAAAATTAGTAGCAGATAAAGGCTTGCAAGATGAGACATACACAGCAGAGAGTGTCGCACTTATTCGAATTTCTAGAACAGCCATACATAATAACAATGCAGTGCAAGTTGATGCA GTGGCAGCATCATTGAATTCTGCTGAGTGTTTTGTCCTTCAATCTGGTTCAACAATGTTCACTTGGCATGGCAATCAATCCTCCTTTGAGCAGCAGCAGCTAGCAGCGAAAGTTGCGGAGTTTTTAAAG CCTGGAGTTGCTTTAAAGCATGCTAAAGAAGGAACAGAAAGCTCAGCTTTCTGGTTTGCTCTTGGAGGAAAACAGAGTTACACcagcaaaaaagtcaacaatGACATTATCAGAGAACCACATTTGTTTAGTTTCTCTTTTAATAGAG GAAAGTTTCAG GTAGAGGAGGTGTACAACTTTTCCCAAGATGATTTGTTAACAGAGGACATCCTCATACTAGACACGCATGCAGAAGTGTTTGTTTGGATTGGCCAGTCTGTGGacccaaaagaaaaacaaaatgcttttgaAATTGGCCAG AGCTATATAGATAAGGCTGTATCACTGGAGGGACTATCTCCTCGGGTACCGCTATATAAAGTAACAGAAGGGAATGAACCATGCTTTTTCACAACATACTTTCCATGGGACCATGCTAAAGCTACG GTTCAGGGGAACTCTTTCCAGAAAAAGGTGACATTACTCTTCGGGATTCGCCATGCTGTAGAG GAAAAGTCTAATGGGCCAAGTCAAGGGGGACCAAGACAAAGAGCTGCAGCTTTGGCTGCCTTGTCTAATGCCTTTAATTCATCTTCTGATACGACATCCAGTATG TCACAGGATAGATTGAATGGGCTGAATCAAGGAGGACCAAGACAAAGAGCAGAAGCTTTGGCTGCTTTAAACTCTGCATTTAAATCATCATCCGGAACCAAAAGTTCTAGTCCTAAGACAACTGGAAGAAGTCAAGGATCACAAAGAGCAGCAGCAGTAGCTGCTCTCTCTCAAGTTCTTACTGCTGAGAAGAAGAAACAGTCACCTGATTCTTCTCCTGTGGCAACCAGAAGTCCTGTCGTGGAAACTAGCACTTCTG ATGCTAAAAGTGAAAGCACCCCTTCCGAAACAGAAGGTCCTGAAGAAGTTGCTGAAGTCAAGGAGACAGAAGAACCTGCTCCTGGAACAGGTAGCAATGGGAATTCAGAACCAAAGCAAGAAAGTGTGGAAGATAGCAATGATACTCAAAATAGCCAGACTGTGTTCAGTTATGAGCAGTTAAAGGCTAAATCTGGTAGTCATCTGTCTGGAATTGATCTTAAACGCAGAGAG GCCTATCTGGCGGATAATGAATTCGGAACTGTATTTGGAATGACAAAAGAAGCATTCTATAAATTGCCAAGATGGAAGCAAGACATGCTGAAAAAGAAACATGAGTTGTTTTAG
- the LOC112696021 gene encoding uncharacterized protein has product MGLLSMAMAKAKAKATGTTTHTTDMGLLLVFFPQNHNAPNTNSTFKRTNSNNLILSKTQSTISICALLFFLTLLLFTLSTFEPTNTLHHNNNQPTKLAQSKTQNHNNWFLPKRFWPNTPFKSQHSHYSPSKALQRMGTLYRRGTRAMTDLVICHVADETTVHEFRYFLRLIHRSGLTARTDVVFLFASGSLSSSFAPVIREENEAFSSLVELHSELNSTRWSQLPESTFDVTRFFVRVGKKGEEIAEPLWGKKTRINTSDGESSRRGGGGEVMLSYGSVLSFDAAELDPENSLAGFLDRVPLSLRRWACYPMLLGRVRHNFKHVMLVDVKNAAVVNDPLGRVRNRKSESVFLFVKHGKKNNDATRTSQRPVNPAVVMGGARGVRRLANAVVVEIVRAAMQQRKRKNSVSESAILSQLTGGNEFMLKAKGVELMEPSESIPDASQLSGRNSSASLSDYAIIQRGTTSNHDLISSVIKKQICSSVVDSSVYRDC; this is encoded by the coding sequence ATGGGGCTCCTTTCAATGGCAATGGCAAAGGCAAAGGCAAAAGCCACAGGCACCACCACCCACACCACCGACATGGGTCTTCTCTTAGTCTTCTTCCCTCAGAACCACAATGCCCCTAACACAAACTCCACCTTCAAGAGAACCAACTCTAACAACCTTATTCTCTCCAAGACCCAATCAACTATCTCCATATGTGCACTCCTCTTCTTCCTTACTCTCCTTCTCTTCACACTCTCCACATTTGAACCCACTAACACACTTCATCATAACAACAACCAACCAACTAAACTCGCCCAATCTAAAACCCAAAACCACAATAATTGGTTTTTACCAAAGCGCTTCTGGCCAAACACGCCCTTCAAATCACAACATTCACATTATTCTCCCTCCAAGGCACTTCAGAGAATGGGCACCTTATACCGTAGAGGAACAAGAGCAATGACCGATCTAGTTATCTGCCACGTGGCCGACGAAACCACCGTCCACGAATTCCGTTATTTTCTCAGATTAATCCACCGCTCAGGACTCACTGCAAGAACCGACGTCGTTTTTCTCTTCGCTTCTGGTTCTCTCTCCTCCTCCTTCGCGCCGGTTATTCGCGAAGAGAACGAAGCTTTCTCCTCGCTTGTTGAGCTGCACTCTGAGTTGAACTCGACTCGATGGAGCCAGTTACCTGAGTCAACGTTCGATGTGACTCGCTTCTTTGTTAGGGTTGGGAAGAAGGGAGAGGAGATCGCGGAACCGCTATGGGGGAAGAAAACAAGGATCAATACGAGTGACGGTGAGTCGAGTCGCCGCGGCGGCGGTGGCGAGGTGATGCTGAGTTACGGATCGGTGCTGAGTTTCGACGCGGCGGAGCTTGACCCGGAGAACTCGCTCGCAGGGTTTCTGGACCGAGTTCCGCTCAGTCTACGGCGGTGGGCGTGTTACCCTATGCTGCTTGGCCGAGTCAGACACAATTTCAAGCACGTGATGCTCGTGGACGTGAAGAACGCGGCGGTGGTGAATGACCCGCTCGGCCGAGTCAGGAATCGGAAGTCGGAGTCGGTTTTTCTGTTTGTGAAGCACGGGAAGAAGAATAACGACGCGACTCGGACGAGTCAGCGCCCGGTCAACCCGGCTGTCGTGATGGGCGGCGCTCGCGGCGTCCGGCGGTTGGCAAATGCGGTTGTGGTGGAGATCGTGCGGGCAGCGATGCAGcaaaggaagaggaagaattcAGTGTCCGAGTCAGCGATACTGAGTCAACTCACCGGCGGGAACGAGTTCATGTTGAAGGCGAAAGGCGTTGAGTTAATGGAGCCGAGCGAGTCGATCCCTGATGCGAGTCAACTCAGTGGGCGAAACTCGAGCGCGTCGCTTTCAGATTATGCAATAATTCAACGCGGGACAACGAGTAATCATGATTTAATTAGTTCTGTTATTAAAAAGCAAATTTGTTCTTCTGTGGTTGATTCTTCTGTCTATAGAGATTGTTAG